The DNA segment ATAATGTAATCATCAATAATTTGTGGGATACCatgttattaattatattattttgaagGATAGCCTgtcatataataaatgttaaaaaaaaatactttttaacttAGGATCCTTCAGGGAGATAGGAGCAAAATAGTGATCCTTGAGGTTTGCACCAACCTTCATTTCGTTAACAGATTATGATGTTAACAGTTTTTAGCATCAGTAGTTTGAACTTCGACCACCCTGAAGAAGCCTTGGTTAGTTGAGGAGGAATTAAAATCCAACAGTCTTGTTAGATACCCAAGGATTGACTTTGAGAAGCACTTTGGAATAAGGAAGACCAGAATTACCATTGGGAAGATCAGGGGCCCCTATCTGTAGGGATGGAGTAGGAATTTGAAAGGTCCCGGGTATAGCAGCAGTTGTGTCAACGCCTGTCTCAGCTCTGGCCATTCTTGTCCATTGTAGCCTATGCCCTACCTATTTTATGCCCATCCTACAATCTTACAAGATCCAGGGGGAGCCGGTGGACTTTGTGTCCAGAGGCACGAACGTTGCAAACCAATAATTATGTTGTTATTTTCCCATAGTTGTCTCTGCAGCGTTCCAgtagctttaaggattttggaAAATCGAAGCCAAGCTCGCCAGTTGTGTGTGACAAGGAGTTCAACTTGGAGAATGATGTGAGTTCTTTTAATCATATTTCTTTGAGATATTGTTATGGGTCTGTTGCTCAGACTTGTACAGTTTGGTTTGAGGTTTGTCATGATTGGTGTTGCATGCAAGGTTATGTTAGATATTAACATATCACCTTGCTTGTTTTtaatactttgaaaatattattaaactaAATTAGACTGGTCTAAGTGGCTAAAAATTGTTAAAcaagttaagggttaacacAACTCACGTGACTAAGCTTACAAAACCCCAAAGTTGCTCTGCAGTCGAGTTGGTGTGAGTCGAGGATAGTTAGAGGCAGGTGTGAACGTAaatttattaaagatattacATTCAGCAGTTGGAACATCACCTTTGACGGTATTAAGAAGGCATAGTAAGCAGATGGAATTGCCGTTTTGTACATAGTCAAGAATGTAAAggtccaaaatgtaaaaatatatatttcataattttGAAAGATTCCTGAAGATGATGTTGGACTTGGAAAGCATGGATCAGAAGAAGGGAAACACAATGGAAGTAAAATCAGCAAGAAATGGAAAGCTGTCATATCTCGGACCATGAACAGGAAAATGGGGAAAATGGTGGCGAAGACAATGACTGATGAAATGGtgagtgttttcttttaataagtaagctaaataaatataatatctgTAATATTTAGATAATGGGGGTGTGTGGGTAAGACTATATTGATACAGACTTTGGGGTCCACCATCAGTAAAGTGTTTAGgacaatatttttgaatattttgtctATTTTGCTGAAAGCTACTCGTCTGATAAATGAGAAGCTTTCCTTTACACGATTTTTGGTATTGTGTTTATAGGCTAATTAGCATTGGTGATGATGATGAGAAGGCAGTTTGAATCCTTCAGACCCcttgtatattaatttatttcccCAAGCCTGGTTGGGCTATTATGAGTTGTTTTTACAGCATTCCATACAtgcaattaacattttaatagctTTTTCGAGGTCTCGTGGGGAAATTAGCTTATCAATGATACCACACCATCATACAAAGTGAAGCTCTTAATGGTTTATTTCATCCTTATTCTCTTTAAATGATAAACTGAGATGCGGTGTACAATAATACAGTAATTACATACAGATTTCACTCAATTATTAATCACGTTCATGATATACATAATCCTCATGTGTAACATAATTGTTACTGAGCGATGCTTCTTTCCTACAGGCAGAGCGAAACGACCATGATCCCTCATCTCCAATATCTTTGGATGGAAGTGTGGATGGAAGTTTGAATAGGAAAATGTCCGATACTGAGGAGAATTCACATATACCTCTTGGCAGGCAAATATCTAGTGGTGAGTCCAGTGTCCACCATATTGGTAAGATAGCTGACTACCTTAGGAGCTGAGCTGATGAGGGACAACAGTACCAAGTTctttataaaatgaatacacaaatatatatataggagccATAATTTGCCTAAGGTGCCAAAACCCTAGGGCTTCCCTATTTTGTCTATACCTATACCTATGGCCTACACAGTGTGTTTGTGAGTTCTAAAACGAGCCATGGCTCGATAAAGACCCTAAGGTCAAAAGGTTGCTGAATTAAATACACCTCACTACTGGGGTGCTGAgcgactttatttgtgatattttggggtgcTGGTGAAGCTCAGTTCCAGCACCAGAAATATTGGAGTGCTGTTCCACTATCTCTACTTTGGTTTAATTTTAATAGTGGGACAACATAATTATTTAGCTTCACCCATGGAACAGAAAGAGTTCCTCCACCAGAACAAAGCCAGCTTTTGAAGCCCCGGAATGCCTATCTTGATCAACTGTACCAGCACAATCGTAATTGTGTTAGCAATATAGTACATAGTATACTTTTGCATATTTAtccctttttccttttattcttctttataGGAAGTGAGAGCGGCAGCCCCTCATATTTGTTTACCAACAGAGACAATGTCAATATGGAAACCACGGCTCCTCCTTATACCGGACCATTTTGTGGGAAAGCGAAAGTCCACACCGACTTCACCCCAAGCCCGTACGACAGAGACTCGCTCAAACTTACAGTACGAGCATTTTGTTATGGAAATACCCATGTTTATGTTTCCAAACGCATCGTAGGCACCACAAGGATTTAAATATCGTTTTGAATAACGGTTTGCGTCTCGGCAGCTTAAGTAACACCTAACGGAAGTTTCGGTAAAATTAAAATCAACAGCAAGGAAAACGCAGCTTAAATGCTTTCCGTCATATAAAATCTCATAGAACTGGTTTCTCGTtataatgtactgtatatcGAGAAGCCAAATGTATTATTGTAAAAAGTGTTAACCTGACCACGAATTGAAAACTATTAGCGGTCCTTGCAATGACCACCACTTCCTGTAGACGCAAGCCCAAATTCAGTAAAACATGCtgatcaaaatatattttttacgcAATACAAATAATGCAACTTATTTTAATCTTCATTTTGATTACTTACATATTATTtgacatgtttaaccccttaatgaccaaggCCGtagatgtacgggctcaaaatgcattgttttcaatgggtttagggaccgcccattgtccttaaggggttaatacacaaaGTGAAATGAATACTCTGTGGTTCTGCTTTTAGAAAGGAGATATCATTGAGATCATTGAGAAGCCACCGGTTGGTACCTGGACGGGATTGCTTAATAACAAGATGGGCTCTTTCAAGTTTATCTATGTCGACATTCTGCCTGAAGAGACAGAGCCGCCGAAGAGACACAGGACACCGGGAAGAAGTCAGCGCTTAAAGCCCAAGTCCTTGCAGGAACTTCTGGAACGTATTAACATGCAGGTCCGTACAAATTCTACGTAATTGCAATGATATGAAAACGTTCTTGTTATGGTTATGTAAGAGTATCCTCTAAAcacattaattataattatataatttgtacGGCCAACTCTGACCTTATTAAAAGATAGTCACTAAGATGTTGACCCTTCAATTTACTTTAGCGAGATGTTAGTAGATAAataaaacagcttcccagcagaggctaatacagagagGGAGTCTAAAGAATCTAAGACAACACTAGACCAGACGGGCCGAATGAttatttgctgtcaaattcaatgttttttcatgttatataaataatgcaGGGATATGAGACCAACTCAAACATCTACTCTTGGTCAGAATTTGTGCCTCAAATACATCCATCTGCTCAAAAGGCCACTTTTACATTCTATAAGCCAGTGGCGCGTATGGAGAATACGGCAAtcattgtcaaaaaaaaataataataataataataattcaatatttCCAGACACAACATTTTTCTAAACCTTTTCTGGTGGGTTCTTCTATTGGGTCTAAGAGCCAACGTTTTCCTTTGTCCCTTGTGTTCTTAGGAACATATAGCAACGCTCATGCTCAACGGTTATCAGACAACAGATGATTTCAAGGACCTTAGAGAAAATCATCTGATTGAGCTTAATATCACAGACCCACAGCACCGCGTCAAGCTCCTCACAGCTGCCGAATTTCTTTTGGACTATGACAGTAAGTAACATCAAATGTGCTTTTTCTAAATAACATCCCTATAAAAACAGCActctttgtattaaaaataaaataatatatatatatatatatatatatatatatatatatatatatatatataccattaaactgaaactatataatttttttaagctGATGTATCGGTTTATGCATTGCTGGAAACCTTGACCTCATAGTTGAGCTACAAGAGAATCCAATATTCCATTTGGATTGATTTAGCAGATAACAGAGACCTTTTTATTCCAATCCATGGAGGATGGAGCTATATTTATCTAAAATTTGGCATTAAAAACtgtctttatataaatatagactAGTGgaaaataattctaaaaaaacccaaaacacataAAAGCTACATATTTGAagcattattaatttttttaatggaaagatATAAAACCAGAATTTCAAAAACTACAATTTTcacgtttccttttttttgggaCGGTAACTAAGGTAATTAAGCTTAGGTTAGAAGGCACCTTTTATTGATCTAACTATAATGGAAGCGATGAAGTTAAGTTGCCCATGAACTTTTTTTAGTTAGTTAGGTTGGAGAATAATCCATTGTTCCAATAATCCTATTTTAGGCCtattcaaatacattttattaatttatttttagaaatattcaTAAAATTGTTACTTTGTGGAATACTCTAGGTTTCGTTAATAATTTAGCGCATTTCTCTTCGATGGTTCGTCACACAATAATGGACATTGGCTAACAGCTGCAAAAACATTTAGAACGCATTAGGTCTGCATCATTTAGTATGGGAAATGTTAACACCTTCTGTGCTAGTCTCCCGCAGATTAACATCCAGTGATTcacttacatattttttataactaTAGTAAAGTGGATATGGTGAAAAATTCTCATTTTCTTTGAATTTGTGTATTGCAGCTGGCAGCGAATCAGAAGAGGTGTCCATGCCGGGTTCTTTGACCCACATCTTCGATATTCCCAGAGATTCCGGCTGCTACGAGGACTCGGAAAACCTTGATAATAGCCGGGACGATACAGAGTTAAGCCCTATAGAGGGAAACCTGCAAGTATTGACATTGGAGGAGTCAGGCGTAAAGAAACACACGGAGATCGAACAAtcggtgtcacctgaccagacaAATACCAGCAATGGCTGAAACGATGAGTTCCTGGTTATTCCACTCACTCCAAAAATCTTCTAAAGCAACAATGGGGACAAGCGGCCCAACGCTGAAAGCATTTCCCCCATTGCAGATGCAACTTTTATCAGAAATAACAAATTTATAAATCCAAAGGGGAcctgaacaatattttttacaaattaaactGCTTTTGCTTTTATATCCCCCCCCCGTTTTGTTTATTATGTGGTATTGGCGTGTTTTGCGCTATATGTGCGTTTTTCTTGAAATGGAAAAATTAACACAAAATTAGAATTTTTAGGTTGTGTTGCTctgcttcatttttttaacgCCCGTTAAGGATTTTAAGGTGTTTTATGTAGATTTGACGAGTCGGATGGCCTTGGACCCTTTACGTTGCACGCTTGTCTGATGGTATTGTTGCCTTCAACAAAATCACGAGGGAAGCAGACTTCTAGAGAGCTTCTTAATTTGAAAGACACCATAATGTACAGAATCCCAACGCCAGCTAGGTAATGTTCTGTATTTCCGGGGTAAGTCTAGTTTTTGGGGGTGTTGGGCATTGATACAGATAACATAATCATACATTTTTGGCGGGATTTTAAAGCTTTCATTGGTGTCTTTTACGTAACTGTCTAAAATGTTGATACACGCTCGCCAGAAGACGTGCAtaaactgtaaatattttataatacaatTCATAATAAAATTCATCATGAAGTACAATTGTATGCGTTTTAAATTTCTTTTCTACATTCCTTTTGGGAATCTCCGTGCACCCCTGTATGCAAATGAGCTGTGGTCACTGGTAAAAGGATaaatttgtatataaaacagCATTTATCTATTTTGTCCTATTAATATGCATACATTTGCTCATATTCCTGCTATATTGTATTCAATATTTAAGAGACAGTTCACAGCTGCCAATAGCCCCACTAAAGAAAATGTTACAGTTCTTCTAAACCAAATcttacctgaggtagaagctgcagctgccatcATCCTTCATTCAGCAGAGTCCCTCCATGAAGTTCGATGAGGAACAgtacaataatttaaaaaagggacCACACAATATATTTAAGTGCATATTATAGTTGTCGCTTTCCTTTAACCAAACACACCACCAACTGTTGATTATGGTTGGGGGGGGTAACCATTCTTTTCCGCCtttgcaataaaattaaaattccgCAAATAATTGTTACATTCATTCAATGTGACATTAAAAGCCAGCGGGTGAACTGGAACTAAGTGTTCTTTCATTGATGAGCAGCTGACagggatatatgtatataaatatacacagagTATATCCGGTATGACAGAGTAGCCCAGGGCTGCTCAAGAAAACTCTTAGATTTTGGTTTTCATTCCTAaaattttttatgattataaaACCTTTTTCCCCCTTTAGACATTTTCCTTAAATAAGTTAATATAGCACCCTTGGAggctatacattttatttatattgcacaaaaaatataaatctgtgtCTAATAGGATTTCCTGTGAGTAAAATTGGAGgatagcaattaaaaaaaaacaaaataataataataataatctttataAACATGTCCAGTAACTGGAAACAAAAGATCCGGAAGATGCATTTTAAATGATTGAGtggtttaatatgcatttaaaaaaatccccccccaatgcatttgcaGGAGGGGCaccataataaaaaacatttatgcaaattattttcttcTACGGTATATACTGCATTTATTTTGATGGTTGTCGATGGTctatgaaataaataagaatcCACGATCCCTCAAGGTTGAAGAATAGATTGGTAGGATTCCATATGATCTCGTCTACAAGGAGTCAATAATGTGAACGTCACACCAGGAACTATTTTCTGGCAACACTGCCCTAAGTctcacaaaatgtataattatgggTTACTTAATTTAGGATTTTGGTCGCTCTCCGCTACGCTGCTGCAATAGGAAGCCTTTAGGATCAAATCCTCTTTTCCTACAGTTAACCAGAAGCTGCTTGGATGTTCTAGATTGATATTAGAAGCAGTGAGGGCTGTAAAGATATGCCAGAGTACAATGTCTGTGTCTTTTCCAATAGATAGTATCAGTGTGTAGTTTTGAAATAAAACCCATCGCCACATGAGTGTTTtcgtttttattaatattttaagtagACACAATCAACCAGTTGTATGTGCCCAACAGAAGATCCAAATTTTAAGGAGGAAtcaggtttacaaaaaaaataagggttTGGCATGATGTTCTGTAGCAGATATCTTCTCAGGCATCGGAAACCTAAAGTTAAGACATCTAAGGGAAAACAAGGGTCCAAGAACATTTGCCTTCATGCAGTAAGAAGATAATaagaacagataggtaaaatacatgtttttttttatcgtcCAAATTAAGAGAAATGGAAGATTAGAGTTTTGGAGGTGCAACATTCTAGACATTTCAAGAGAATGAATAGACCAACCACATATAACAGCCATAATTacaatattaatttttaatctGATTGCACTTTAATTTCAGtgtagcataaaaaaaaaaaaataataataattacatggtgagttaaaaaaaaataataaaaaagtacatgCCTTTCACATCGAACGATAACTTggaaacaacttttttttttatggctcaATTGACGTTTTACCCTCTAACATGGCTTTTACGGTGATGTTATGATAATTTAAGGATTCATGGCCACTGATTTTTGCTACCGCTACGGGTGGATATACTAATGCACAGGATTGATAGTCATACAAAGCCCTTATCCATTTGGTTCATGAGTTTAAAAGACAGGGGTGTATAATTTGGGAAGCACATGATGCAGCTCACGACGTATAGTCATTTCACCCCCGTATATGGGTTAAACCTGAATTAAAAGAGTGCTCCAGAAATATTCCACATTAACTCATGGAAATTAATACCTGAgacaaagaattaaaaaaaaaaggaaatcccaGTGGGATAATTAAACCGGAATTAGAATCTTGCAGAACAAAAATTAGTCCTTTGTTTAACTTGACCCATCTATATAATAGGAAATTATCTTTTTCTATGGATATGTGACAATATGCCAACAGGACCCCCCTATTTATTGTACTAGCAAGCAAATAAATTAGGAAATATATGCctttgcaaaaatattttaaaaaaaaattacacaaaaaaaaaaaaaaaaaaaaaaaagcctgggtTTCTCTGATGCTCCTTCAGACCATTTACAACTCACTTGGTCCGCCGAAGCTATAGATGTAAATTTTAGGAATATAATCACCAATCCCACATGATGTACACACAACAGGTTTGCACAAACCTCTGTGTCTTTTTTCGTACAGAAAGGCGATAGGCCGGTCCCTATAATAGGGCAAAGTTGAGAGACACAAATTCACAAGTGTTTGCTTACAGTAGATAATGAAGCAAGTGTCTCAGATGGAGGAACTAACCTAAGGGATTTGGCTGAGACCGGATTTGTAGTTATATTCCCATTAAACCATACGTGGAGAGCCATCGGGCCAGGTATTTGTGACATGACAATACGACATATACACCAGGCAACCACGGCAACATTACCTATTATTTAAAACCCAAGAAAAAGGGGAATAAGAGATTATTCTCACTGTGCCAACATTTACCACCACTCGGAAAGCAGAGGTGTTAATACCGGACAGACTAGATTCTGCGTTTTAATGGCCGGCCACATCTATGCACTTATCACATATGTTCTGTTATGTACTAGAACATACATGTTGAGTTGGGTTAGGAGTCGTATCTGGCCTGCAATTAAACTCAATAGTGTGGCCACCTTCCATCACAGTTTTGGAACATATATGCCCCATAAAAGTCAGATGCCCTTCCACATTTTAGCTAAAAGTCAACAGACCATTGCATACATTTAATACGAATACCATGGGAACCATGTAGAAAGCACTAAGTGAGATTAAGACCTTTTTTTCCACCAATACATTTCAGAATCCAGGCAAAATCATTGtgcaaacaattaaaaataacacttgttgtgtaaataaatctaaataaaaattggcatttatcattaaaattaaatttaaataacatatatataaaacattatatcaacaattaaataaattaactaGCACGTTGCCGTTTTAATGCCTTCTGGCATTAAAATGTAACCGGGGATCGGCAgcaggttcttttttttttgcaatttatgaGAGATGCACAGAAAACCCCCAAATGCGTTGGGTACAAAAATTGCCATTTACTGGCCTCTACAGTTCCTATTCCTACAAATAATTGTGTGTGGCTGCAGCATCACTAACTCTATCTTCtataattaaacaatataaaaaaaaggagaatattGAAATGACCACATGACAAAAACCTTAAACATTTACCCCATTTTCATAAATACAAGAAAAGGGAtggtgtatattattattagtgtaacGCTGGATTCATCTGATTGGGGAAGAGCTTTAGTTCAAAGTATTCATCAGTAACACCATGTTCCGATCCTCTTGATATATAGAGGACTAAGGAACCGGGAGCGTTGTCCGCGCCGCCTCTTGCAATTAGGCATGgctagcaaaataaaaaaagcgaTGCATATTTCTTTTGTTAAGGTGTCAATTATATGACACAACGTTGCGAGTATACAAAAGAACCGCTCCCCATCTGATGGACTACAACTTCGCAACGTCCATTCCAACGGGGAACGTCCACTTTCATTTATTCCCCAAGGGCACGTAGAATAAATGCGAGGATCAGATACGTTTTTGAAGAACCAGCTCCATTGAGGGAAAAATGCACGGCCCCATTGGGCCAACGTCTTTGCTTTACCAAACTTTTCCAACGCATGTCATTGGCGTATTCATCTAATACCTGAAGTCTGTTCAAATGACCTTTAATTCCCCAGGCCAGTAAAGAGGACTTTCCATCCCACAACACATCACCGTCATAATTAACACAAGCATATACTAAAGAAAAATGGCATATGGAACCAGCTGTCACTTTCCTGTTACTCTTCTGATATCTTGATCATTGGCCTTTTCATTTTAAGGAAGCGGGTGCCTCTACTTTTCACTCTCCTTCGTTTCAGCTGGATCTTCGGGCATCTGAACAGACATCTCAATAGCGTTCTGCGGTGGCTTATCCTCTTGGGGACCGGGATTTTCAGCCGGTTCAGTGGACGTCAGCTTAGCAGCGGCAACAACCTTTAAAAagagcagaaaataaataactattCCATGCAATCTGTTTTTCCCCCAGTATTAAAAGCTGAAGAAAGTCAACAAGATGTATTTAAGTATTAACATTATTGAAAGATATGTCAGAGCCCTTTTTACCTAATTTAACAATttctcttagtctgtcaattctagtttgccatatcctttgaatatatgtatatatatattttacacacacacacacacacacacacacacacacacacacacacacacacacacacacacacacacacacacacacacacacacacacacacacacacacacacacacacacacacacacacacacacctctggCAGAAAACCTACCGGATCCTGCTGTGAGGTGCAATTTTCCTGTTCGGATTGCCCCTGATGCCCAGTCGGCTCCTGCAATATTCCTCTTCTGTCAAGCACACTGCAAAAAAGAGTAAATTAGCTTTTTTAAGGGGGGGATTAAGTAaagacaatgtaaaaaaatattttcatcttAATGTAACCAGAGTCAACAGAATGAGCGAATGGACTGGTTAACTGTTGGGCACTGGTTACAGAGCAAATCGTCTTTATAGTTATAGGAACCACGGCATACAACAAAAACAGATTCAGAGATGAAATCAGCCCTCAGTATAAAAGGTATCACCCCTCAGGGAGCACTACGGTAaccttaataaaatatatatatatatatatatatccatatatcttttatttcttgtcAGTAATCAAGGAATATTTCTGCCAAAAAGCTACGCTGTCAGAGGATCACTCTTTCTTTTAGCGTATGTCAGACTCATCCCCGGAGCAAACATCTTACAGCAAAGATGACAAAACTCCAAGAAGGAAAGAACTACAGTGCTCTGGATGTTAAATTACAAAAAGGTGGACAGTTGCTTTGATCACTCGATCAATATACACGTTTGAATCTTACAGGCCAACCCAACTGATCAGTACCTTGGCTGGACAGGCCCACAAAGAACTTCACAACAGTTCTTCACCAGATTTCCATGACTGTATGGGTTCTGAACTCTGTTTTTACCAGTCCAGGAGCCTTTTATctgtcaagaaaaaaataaaaataaaaaaagttgtgctataaacacaaatgaaacaaatatttacaaaacactACAGTAAGGATCTTCTGTAGGATCTTCCAGGGAACCCTTTGATTTACACAAAGTTAAAATCAGGTTGGAATTTCAGATTGTGGCTTCATATATTTCAGTTGAAGGAAAGTCAAAATATGTAAGAAGCAgcgaaaaatacacaaataagaaGTGAATAAAAATCAGATTTTGAACAAGACTTACATCCTCATTGGTTGTCTGATTCAAGGAAACCAAGAATGTGTGGAAGCCAGTTAATCCTACGACGGACCACAGTGTGAAGAAGCAAATGAAGACCTCCAGAACAGTGAAGTAAagattaagaaataaaaacactttgttCGGTCAACAACTgctcaaaaacaaacaaaaaaaccaaaaaaaaaaaacaaaaaaaacatttggccaATATGTGCCAAGACTTCGCATTTTATGACCAGTTCTTCCCCCTTTAGAACCCAATCACATTCTGCTTTCTCATGTATCATCTTTCATTACATAAAGTGTATTCTTCTTCTTATTGCCTTTTCCAATTTCATTATTCGGTTTAGGCCTAGGCTAACCTCCTCATATCAATTCCATTCCAAGATTCTCCTTTTCCCATTTCCTTCATCCGGTTGTGTAAGTGGTTAATGACAGGGAATTAAATGTGCAATAATACATTCCTTCTCCCAGACAAACCAGTTTCCTGATCAGAAAGAGTCTAAATACAAAAGAAGTTGGAACAATCGCaaaataaatgatacatttgGGGGACACACGCGGTCACCACAAGTATAGTTTTAAATTTTCAGGGGGGTTGTTCCTTTTAACTGTTCTAATAAACATCAATGAACAAGAATCTACTCATCACCGAATATCAAAAGGATATGTCCCTGGGCTTTCTTTGATTGTATTCAAGAAACCAACTTGCAAAGTATctgtaaaagcaaaaataaaaaaacgacGTTAGAAAAGAAGCTTTGGCGTTTTTCAACATTTGTTGTAGATACGATAAAATTTGGAAGATCAACTCACTTAGAGCAACATATACAATGTTGAAGGAGAAGATGTAAATGGTCAGAAGGGACAAAGACAGAATGAAGAGGTAGAAATACCGATAATTCCTCTTTCCAACACAGTTTCCAACCCATGGACAATGATGGTCGAAGCGCTCTGTAAAAGAATGGTACTCACGTTGAAGCAATTGGGGTTTccaaaaaaagtattgtttGCGTAAAACATCTATTCtaataaaattcaataaaacacAGATTAGGGTGAATGTCTCCCAAGAGGcgattaaaaaatgtttttatttaaaaataaataaataccatatCCTTTGTTGATTAcataatgtataaattatatagcTTTTTGTTGATGATGTCCGTTTAACACTTTCACCcccattttttcctgttggATGTGCTAAAGCACATAACATTGGATACAAATGACCCAAGATCAACAGATAATAAGAAGGCTGCTGTTACATTCGGGAGACAACCTCAGAGTTTGTAAATGACCCACAAATATTAGTTTGTTATCTTGCGGTCCATGATGCAGGATCTTGAGCAGAGCATCCTGAGCCATGCAGTCCGATAGATTTCCCCCAGCGAGTTACTCACCCACGCAGTTATCACAGATACTGCAGTGCGAGGCACGGGGAGGACGGAAGATTTTGCAAGTGTAACAGTATTTCAGCTTCACAATCTGATTGTTTATTTGGACGTTTTTTATGCGAGGTGGTGGCCGTTGACCCTGGGGGACATTCCCATTGGCTgcctctgaaaaaaataaaaaaagaaagaaagtttaTAGACAAAAATATTTCGAGATACAATTTGTATAAAGTGCTTAGcgccatatcttttttttttttttactttattttttatagtggAACACACTTGCAAC comes from the Spea bombifrons isolate aSpeBom1 chromosome 8, aSpeBom1.2.pri, whole genome shotgun sequence genome and includes:
- the SASH3 gene encoding SAM and SH3 domain-containing protein 3 codes for the protein MLRRKPSNASDKDPTQKKKLSLQRSSSFKDFGKSKPSSPVVCDKEFNLENDIPEDDVGLGKHGSEEGKHNGSKISKKWKAVISRTMNRKMGKMVAKTMTDEMAERNDHDPSSPISLDGSVDGSLNRKMSDTEENSHIPLGRQISSGSESGSPSYLFTNRDNVNMETTAPPYTGPFCGKAKVHTDFTPSPYDRDSLKLTKGDIIEIIEKPPVGTWTGLLNNKMGSFKFIYVDILPEETEPPKRHRTPGRSQRLKPKSLQELLERINMQEHIATLMLNGYQTTDDFKDLRENHLIELNITDPQHRVKLLTAAEFLLDYDTGSESEEVSMPGSLTHIFDIPRDSGCYEDSENLDNSRDDTELSPIEGNLQVLTLEESGVKKHTEIEQSVSPDQTNTSNG
- the ZDHHC9 gene encoding palmitoyltransferase ZDHHC9 → MSVMMVRKKVTRKWEKLPGKNTFCCDGRVMMARQKGIFYLTLILILGTCSLFFAFECRYLAVHLSPAIPVFAAVLFLFSMATLLRTSFSDPGVIPRALPDEAAFIEMEIEAANGNVPQGQRPPPRIKNVQINNQIVKLKYCYTCKIFRPPRASHCSICDNCVERFDHHCPWVGNCVGKRNYRYFYLFILSLSLLTIYIFSFNIVYVALNTLQVGFLNTIKESPGTVLEVFICFFTLWSVVGLTGFHTFLVSLNQTTNEDIKGSWTGKNRVQNPYSHGNLVKNCCEVLCGPVQPSVLDRRGILQEPTGHQGQSEQENCTSQQDPVVAAAKLTSTEPAENPGPQEDKPPQNAIEMSVQMPEDPAETKESEK